The Paenibacillus pabuli DNA segment AATGCTTCACGAATCTCACTGCCTTTCAGCCTTATTGTACAAGCATTGATCGGAGAAGGACATAGGGAATGCAACATTCCCTTGCTGATATCCCCTTGAGGAAGTTCACCAAGGAGTTGACCCGCGTTAACCAGTGAGAGCTGCGCTCCCGTGAAATGCCTTACAGCCTGAGCAAGCAGTGATGCGAATGGTGACTCCCTCTCATATTTTATCGGAAGAGTTCGGTCAATTATTACAGCCGTCTGTCCAAGAGCACGCTCTGCCTCATCACGATGTGCGGCGATGGCCAATGTAACCTTCTCATCCAGCATCTGATCCTTCAATGGAAAACAGCCACTACTAACCAGTTCAAGCTTATTCGCATTGCTATCCCGTTCCAGTACGACTTTCCCAAGCCACTGGCCGAATTTTCCGGCTGCTCCCAGCACCGCATTCCCAATGACCAGAGGTTCTTCGAGCACATGGTGTGTGTGTCCGCCAAGAATAACGTCAATGCCCTCAATCTGCTCCGCCAGTTTCCGATCCGTTGATAGGCCCAGATGTGAGAGTATAATGACGACATCCACATTAGGGCGTAAGGCTTCAACTTGCTCACGAAGTGTCTCCACCGGGTCAAGCAGCTTCCATCCCAGCAAGTCGTAAAAAGCAGTAAAAGGTGCCGTAGCTCCGAGCAAACCTATCCGAAATGGACCTTTCTCCACAATGAGGGAAGGCTTCATCCAAACTGGAGGGAGACCACTGGCCTCTTCCACAACATTCCCGCATACAACTGGACATAATAGTCCTGTATATGACTGTGCCAGCTGCTCCGGCGTAAATGTCAGTCCCTCGTTATTACCAATCGTTATGGCATCATACCCCGTCAAATTAATTACATCGACGTTGGCTCCCCCAAGTGTGCCCTCCGTCTCTATTGCCATACGATCCATATGATCCCCGATATCCAGAACTAGAACGTTTTCGCTCTGTTCTCTCTCTTGTCCAATCATGGCGGCGATAGAGCTCATGGAACCAAAATGACTATGGATGTCATTGGTGTGCAGGATGGTTAATGTTTGTTTTTCCTTGGTGCTCATCACACCGCCTCCTCTCAGTCCTTGCATAACGTGCATTCCTCTAATAGATAAGCATAACATTTTCCGTGTCGTTATGATATATTGAAAGGGTTTAGAGATAAAAATGAGGTGACGCATAAGCATGATACTAACCATTCAACTGTTTGCAGGCATTGCCGAACGTCTTGGCACTTCACTGCTTGAATACGAATATACAGAGAGTCCTCTGACCGCAGCTCTTCTAAAAGAAAACCTGGCCCTCGCCTATCCCGAGGCTGCTTCACAGATTCGAACTTCCTTTCTGGCAGTAAACCAGCAGTATGCTCCTGCCGATACAATCATTCAGACCGGGGATGAACTCGCCTTAATCCCTCCAGTCTCCGGAGGAGACGGTAGCGGAGACTCCAAGGATGAGCATAGGTCTTCACTCTCCGAACATCGTACCCCGGACGGTATGTTTATGATTACCAAGTCCCCCCTGTCTGTGGAAGCAACAACGGCTCTGGTCATTACGGCAAACCACGGAGCAGCACTGACTTTTGTGGGTACAACTCGTGAAATGACCGGGGAACAGCGAACGATACATCTGGAATATGAAGCTTATGTACCTATGGCACTTTCTCAAATGGCTAACATCGGAAGTGAAATCTCCGAGCGCTGGCCAGGCGTCAGATGTGCAATCAGCCACCGGATTGGTCAAGTTGACGTGGCAGAGATTAGTGTCGTTATCGCAGTCTCCTCGCCTCACCGCAGCGATTGTTATGATGCCAGTCGCTACGCTATCGAGAGACTGAAACAAACGGTCCCGATCTGGAAAAAGGAAATATGGGAAGATGGTTCCGAGTGGAAGGGACATCAATTGGGACCCTGGAACCCCTTGGATAATTAATAATTAGTCATTACACCTCTTGCAAGGCTAATTAAATTAGTAAATAAGTCGTTGTCAACCCATTTTTTTCTTGTTATTATAAGCATATATGTCGATATAAGTCGAGGAAAAGGTGGTTTATACGTGAGAGTGCATGTTACTGATCTTAAACCTGGTGATCTGTTACAAAATGATGTATACAACAGTTCAGGTCTCCACATGCTGATGAAAGGTTCCTTACTCAGCGAAGACGATATTACCAAATTGCTGCAACATGGAATCGATTACGCAGATGTAGAACATACAACATCCAACCTACACTCTGATACGCAAACCTTGCCTTCCGATCAAATCCGTCTGCTCACGACCCTGTTTGACGATACGATCAAAGGTACCGAATCCCTGTTTCAGCAAGCGATGGAGAAAGGGTTTATTGACGAAACTCAGGTCGATGAGATTTTGATTAACCTGACGACTCAACTGGAGAAGCAAAAAGATGTCGTCTCCCTTCTACTTATGCTTGACGGGGACAATGATTATACCTATAACCATTCATTGCAAGTGGGGATGCTTGCTTTTTATATTGCTGGCTGGATGGGCTACAATCCCGATGAATGCCTGACAGTAGCAAAAGCAGGTTATCTGCACGATATTGGCAAATCCAAGATTTCTCCTGAAATGCTACATAAACCGGGAAAACTAACTCCGGAA contains these protein-coding regions:
- a CDS encoding HD-GYP domain-containing protein, which produces MRVHVTDLKPGDLLQNDVYNSSGLHMLMKGSLLSEDDITKLLQHGIDYADVEHTTSNLHSDTQTLPSDQIRLLTTLFDDTIKGTESLFQQAMEKGFIDETQVDEILINLTTQLEKQKDVVSLLLMLDGDNDYTYNHSLQVGMLAFYIAGWMGYNPDECLTVAKAGYLHDIGKSKISPEMLHKPGKLTPEEFEEMKKHTLYGYEIVKESTQDEILATVALQHHEREDGSGYPHGLKGNDIHPYARITAVADVYSAMTTNRVYQTKQELISVLCELYSLSFGQLNGEATQELIKHMLPNFIGKRVLLTSGETGIIVLNNQTDYFRPLVQTSTAFIDLAKERDIAIVEIYIQ
- a CDS encoding molybdenum cofactor biosynthesis protein, giving the protein MILTIQLFAGIAERLGTSLLEYEYTESPLTAALLKENLALAYPEAASQIRTSFLAVNQQYAPADTIIQTGDELALIPPVSGGDGSGDSKDEHRSSLSEHRTPDGMFMITKSPLSVEATTALVITANHGAALTFVGTTREMTGEQRTIHLEYEAYVPMALSQMANIGSEISERWPGVRCAISHRIGQVDVAEISVVIAVSSPHRSDCYDASRYAIERLKQTVPIWKKEIWEDGSEWKGHQLGPWNPLDN
- a CDS encoding bifunctional metallophosphatase/5'-nucleotidase; this translates as MSTKEKQTLTILHTNDIHSHFGSMSSIAAMIGQEREQSENVLVLDIGDHMDRMAIETEGTLGGANVDVINLTGYDAITIGNNEGLTFTPEQLAQSYTGLLCPVVCGNVVEEASGLPPVWMKPSLIVEKGPFRIGLLGATAPFTAFYDLLGWKLLDPVETLREQVEALRPNVDVVIILSHLGLSTDRKLAEQIEGIDVILGGHTHHVLEEPLVIGNAVLGAAGKFGQWLGKVVLERDSNANKLELVSSGCFPLKDQMLDEKVTLAIAAHRDEAERALGQTAVIIDRTLPIKYERESPFASLLAQAVRHFTGAQLSLVNAGQLLGELPQGDISKGMLHSLCPSPINACTIRLKGSEIREALEQSLLPEFFDKPITGFGFRGKILGTVCVDGMEVEYDPQGAPHRKICALYVEGKPMADEQEYVVGTLDMFTFNVGYPSLARGTEIAYRLPEFIRDLLEIELKRPGALDNSLRSRWHERI